From the Mycobacterium sp. DL592 genome, the window AGAAGGGCGGTGCTCGCGCCGCGGAGTTGACCGCGGGCCAGCATGGGGGCCAGCCGCTCGGCCTGCGCACCGACTCCGGCCAGGTTCTGGACGGCGAGTTCGCCGCTGTGGAATCCCACCGCGGCGTCCCCGCTCCCGTTCGTCACAGCGGGTGCCGGCCGGCGAAGGCGACCACCCGCTGAGTGGGTGTCGCGGCCGTGTCCGCGGTGATCGCCGGACCGAAGAGGTTCTGCGGCCGCAGAGCCGGAACCAGCGCAGAGCCGACCGCTTCGGCCAACTCGGCCTCGGCGTCGTCGAACTCCACGGGCCGGTCGAGGGCGACCGCGAGATCCCAGCTGTGGATCAGCGTGGAGTAGGTGACGATGCCGACGGCCTGCCCGGCGGGCATCACACCGAGCGCCGTCGAAATCGGGGCCTGCCAGTCGGTGACGGTCGCCCACGCATGGTGTGAACGGTGCACCGAATTCTCGACCACCGCAAGCGGCGTCGCGCCGAGGATGTCCGCGCCGCTGAACAGTTCTTCCTCGGTCGGCCCGCCCTGGCCGTCGACACCGGACGCGAAGGCGTCGATCGAGGCGACGGTGTGGCTGAGCAGTGACCGTACGTTCCAGCCGGTGCAGGGACTCGGCAGGTCGAGATCCGCGGTCGCGAGCGAGGCGGTCAGGGTGACGAGTCGCCGGTCGGCGCTGTGCAGGAGGTTGAGCGAGGTCATCGGGATCCTTCTCTGGGGTGCTAACGCTATTAATTGATTACTGACGTTAGTCAGCATGCACAGAACGCACTAACGATGTCAAGTTGCTGTTATCGTTAGTCGGGTGGACATCGAGACGCGGCTCGCCGACGCGCA encodes:
- a CDS encoding TIGR03086 family metal-binding protein, which produces MTSLNLLHSADRRLVTLTASLATADLDLPSPCTGWNVRSLLSHTVASIDAFASGVDGQGGPTEEELFSGADILGATPLAVVENSVHRSHHAWATVTDWQAPISTALGVMPAGQAVGIVTYSTLIHSWDLAVALDRPVEFDDAEAELAEAVGSALVPALRPQNLFGPAITADTAATPTQRVVAFAGRHPL